The sequence ttttcatcttttaAACCAAACAAACAAACTCTTTGAAAATTCTGCACTTGTCTCGTAATATATGTTATAGTAACTTATAAGCTAGTAGTGCGACTGAGTTTAAAAGTCGAATTTCAACTGCAAGCATTATTATGCTTCATGATTTTATCATACCACCTATATAGTAcatttaataacaaatataacAATAATACATCAAATTTGATCTTGTCCTAACTCTTTAACGAGCATTCTCGCACTTCTAACAAATTACTAAGCCTAAATCAGCCACCAAGCTGCTAAACAGAGCAACACATGCATGTAAAGCATCTGCAGTGACTCTTggccaaaataaaaaatactgcCTGAGCAAGACACGGAATGCCACCTACTGCTCGTCGCTCATTACATCCGTGATGAGAGGTCACTAGAGCGACGGCATTATTTCGTCTCGTATATTTTTTGGATAATTGGAACACAAAGCTGTTCCGCGATAGAACTGAGTTGATGCTAAAGAATCTCAAACGGAGCAGCACTTACTCACCCATATTTAGAACAGTCTCTTCTTTATACGGGTAAGGATGTCCTCGCTCCTCCATTCTTCGTTATAATTGCTACGAACCAAGATAAAAATTGGTATGCGAAGTTACTGCCTCAGAAGCACTTTCCATATCTTACTCATATACACGACCAGTGACCATAAGGCAAGCCATGCCGAAATATATAGCAACAAAACCCCGGAATAAGCGAAGGTTTTGGCTCCAATGATACTGCAGGAATAGGAAGACGGAACACCAATTTCATTTCAGAAAACAATGAAACCAcgaaatcatatatatatatatatatatatatggatttaTATTTGATAGATTCAATTGAACAAAGCTGGATTATATGAAGTAAAAGAAGAAAACTGAACCTGCCATCTCTGGCAGCCAAGAGGATGGTTAGTGCACTCATCTGTGAGGCAGTTTTCCACTTCCCCAAATTATTGACTGCAACAGCCTACAAAAGTGAAGTAATGAGTTTAGATGAGTTAATCTGTTAGtactataaattttaattacaatTCAAGGTCATTGCTTCAAACCTCAAGAAGCTCTCTGTCCTGAGCAGCAGCCCATTCCCTAACAGCGGACATAGTAATCTACATGTAGACATAATAAATATGTAAATGCAAGAACTAAACCAAATTGAAACATGGACATGTACTTATGCGTTGAATAAAAGGATCTCCAGTGCAAAATTAAAGGTGAAGAAAACAGGATTTTCATATATGTAGTGAAGAAATCACTTGTCCAAAGCCAAAATGAGTTATCCAACTCTGTTAATGACATCTAAATATGAAAAGAATGAAGAGGAAATTCTCTTCTTGTTTGTATGCTCCATGAAATACCAGAGATATCCCATACACATTTCAAGCTGGTAGCTGAATGTTTTCTCCCCATATGAAGATTAAATATGTCATTATGATATTATTCTAAAGCATATCGAATCCTGATATAAGCTCAACTGCAAATCAGTAGGAGGGATTGGTGAGGGAGGGGATTCAGAAAGTGTCAACCACCTCTTATCTCTGCTTAGAAGGAGGCATGAGTCAGAGAGCGAGATGATTCCTCCGATTTACAATTTTCcgaaattcataatttatagaATTGCAGGGAGTAAAAAAATAACCAAGTATCATTGTCCTATTTCTGAGAAAATTAACTCATTGTTCCTTGCAACTATACCAAACATCGTGGATTAGAAGGATAAGAAACTTTAACTTCCCACTCCCTCTTCACTTCCTCTTCTAGGCATAATGCATATCATTAACACACGAGAAAGAGAGAGTGGTTGAATTATTATTGCGGTAGCACCTTTGGCATCAATACAAGACACATCTTTAATTCAATGGTAGATGCACAGGTAGCTAAGGATGAAAATTTTAATCTTGTGCATGGATATGCAAGAAAAGGCATAAAATTTGTTTCTGTAAGAAGAAAGTATTAAGCTCTTACCTCTCTGCCAATTATAGCAATAGCAGGTATAGTTAACAACCATGGTGCATGCCCTAACCCACCAGCTTCGAAAGGTCTGGTACACAACAAGATCAATGTGGCAGCAACCATAAGCTGTATTCATtttagaaaagaaagaaaatgaacaTGTGGAACAGTCCTTAGATATTTCAACATAAGTCAACCAACAGAATAAATAGAGCACAATACTTCTACAGCAAGATATATGCATCTTTATAGATTAAAGTGTGCCCCTTGAGTCAGATTTTCGATTAAGTGTACCCTTGGAAAAAGTACCCCAGTTTTCCTCTGAAAATGtaacctttcaattttttcatatGATACCAAATTTGaagatttctttttcaaatGTCTTATCACATCagttatttatttacatattgaATGTATTTATCGAGACTTCTATTTCTGCCAAGTGAGTCCAATTGCTCTTAGTGTTACGGTTACCTTATCTGCCACTGGATCCAAAAACGCACCAAATGGAGTTCCCAAATCCATCTATCAAACAAAAAAATTCATCAGAAAgagataaaaaaagaaaataaagagaagCATAATCACATGACTCAAAGAAGCTCCGGGTCTAGAAAGACTGCACCTTTCGAGCAAGGTATCCATCGAGCCAATCTGTAAAGGCTGCCGCAATGAAAATACCAGTTGTAACAGCAGGTCCCCACCAGCTCTCAACATAAAATGCTAATCCGTTGAAAGTAAAGTGTCAATCTCATGACTTCCATATACACAACAAACAGCAACCATAAAATAGATAGAACGCACACTCAAACCAAATTTAGGACTTATGTCACCAATCACTAAAATCATTTAAAACTGATTGAGCATTTCTCAGTAAAAATTACAGCTTGATTAACGGTAGCCAATAGACTGGGTTGTCATCCACGAGATGAGATGATGATGTTATATTCGCAACATTCATAAGCCGACGTGAAGTATACAACAACCTTATACAACAGATGACACGACCCTTCGAGCACAAATATGGAATCAGGATACAAGAAATTGTGCAAAAGTAGCCAATAATACATTGTGCTCAATCATATGAAAAATCGCATAATTCGAGATTAAAACGTAGACGCGATGTTTTCCAAAAGAAGTCCATAATCAACCATACCACATATTCACTCCTCCCCCCCAATAAACACATGAAATAACAAGATTTTACGATTTGCAATTATTCGAAACATACTGCCTACAAGGAGCGGCACCGCGGCGACGCGGCCAATCGTCAATATCGTAGGCAATGTAAGCAGCTTCGCCGGCTGCGCGGGCGGTTTTCCGGTTAGCTTCTGCGTGGGCGACGACACGTCGGATTGGCTCTCGGCCTTGCCATCGACGGTGGCGCACATTTTGGAACCGAAATTAGTATTCGAATTGCAAAACAACTTTCTATCTACTTCTCCGTTTTGAGAATCCGATGAGAATAGGAGATGTTCCCGGCCGCTCCGCGAAGCGATTCTACGGTGCGCCGGAGGCGAGAATGCGGTTTTCCTGCGCCACCAGCCGACGGAGTGATTTAGCCGGATAGTTGCCGTCGATTggccggtggtggtggcggaggaggaggggACGAGAAATGTATAGGGTTGGTGGGGGTGTAGGATAACAGAATTGGTGAATTTAAGAGCGCCAGGCATACTGGTGGTGCGGAGTTAAATTGTGTAGGGAGGCTCAAGTTAGCAGGGCGGCTTATGTTAGCAGTGGTGAGGATGGGGATTTCGCAAATCTTTACGATCGATTTTGCGTGTGCGATAATGACCTAATTTTTCTCCTACACGTATTTCATGTGGACTTTGGTGTCACATTCTGAGCGGTACCTATAGTTTTTTTTGGCTTCGTCGATTTGTataaaattgtactccctccgtccctgaaatggcttcctctttggggacgacacgaattttaataaaaagttgtaaagtgtattgatagtggagaaaaagtgatataattattattgaaagttgtgaaaagtgttataattagtattgggagtggtgaaaagtgaaaaatatgaataaataaagtattattagtggtggggtagatttccaaaaatggaaagaaagaaagaggaagttatttgagggacgccccaaaatgaaaaaagaggaagttattttagggatggagggagtattttagaAAATTACATGTTAATTCGTTGATATTTTTTCTCAAAAGAAAATGAGGGTTCTTTAAATCTAATTTGTAAGATGGTATCCATATATAAATCTAAATTCATATTTGATTCAGATAATATCATCTGTCCCAGAATGTAGTGTGTATCACCGTGTATCACTCTTAATTTCTtactttgtcaattttatacttttattacctacacacttaaatcactaataatattttccttaataaccgtgccgaaaCTAAATGGGACAAGccaaatgggacggagggagtattatattaggaagtgtaattaatatttatcactaactttgaattaatgaacccaaataatttattattaattcaaataaatataaaaaaataattattgaaaaagtttagtgccccaaaatgccaacaaagtaaaactgtgcaaataaaagagtaatgttgggaagaatgttatcaacagaatgttaataacattgaaACCAACACGCAGCGAAAATGAATAGCACACAGGAATATTTTTTCACGGATTTTACaaataacccgtgagtgcctcaaggctaaaaaCACTATGTTGAAACAACAAAATAAAGTACAGATTTGGATCTCTTGGAGATCTATCCATAATTTTCTGCCTAAGACAAATCAACCTATATACTTTCTGCACTAGAATGTTGATACATCACAGCACCAAAATCAGCTGAATAACAAAAGTTAGTCGGACAAAACAAACAACCCGatacgctccaatggccttgcacttcaaTTCTTGCTTTCGACTTCCTGTCGATACAAAGATAAACTTTACAGAATGGCTGCTTAAGTCTccttcgtcaaagcaatccttgaaaaACCGGTGTCACGTTTACAGCAGAAAatgacgagttggttgtgagTGAATATTAGGTCTCTGATTTTGCACTTCCAAAACGTAAGAATGATTGAAGCTTCTTACTGCTTTTATAGGTCTTCATGTTGTGGTTAGTTTCATCCACTTTTCACTTTCAAAACCTTCCTATAACCGCTGCAATCCATCTTTAAAAACTGTTAGTCgaccagtctggaatgttggttgaaagaTCATGGCTCCTTAAAAGTAGGAACTAACACCCCACTACTTTGGACCATGTATAACCGTCTTTCCACTTATtgaaaacgtggtcaacaagcataaaacttttatttcacaactaaataataataaaaccttgaaggtaaagattaaatatatacaattaccaatgtAGAGTCAAAGTATAGAGTCAAGGCAGACTCTGAAATGTTGGTTGAAGCCCACAAATGTTGACACCaagaatgttatcaacattccacccaacattgaaaacacgaatgttatcaacgttggtcccaacattgtcggaatcaacattgactctaacaattataaatcataattggatgagtgaaccattgttaattatttttatattgtattaaagcataataaattaaaattgaataacaaataattaaaaattaaaaagaaattaagagtggtacacagtGGTACACACCATATTTGGGTCAGAGGATCCTATTTGGAATTGATGATATATATTCATAATTGAGTCACACTTCTTTGTTCTTATGTGTACACTGAATAATCGAAtcgatttaaattaaaatattaaaatatggttcgatGTTTTCAATTGGGTTCggttcaattttttaaaaattgaattatatatatatatatataatatccctatttatatatttatatatttatttataatcttTTGATATTAAGTATAGAATTTAAtacttttttttgtcatttttcaaaaaaaatcaatttgttgGTTTTTTGGGGTTATTTATACTTTTCAAATTGGTTTGATTCAATTTTCGATATGTTTGGTTCAATTTATTTGGTtcgttatgatttttttttaattaaatataaagttggtttgatttgattttagcaaaaaaaattgaattgaagCATATCCCTACTATGGCACATGTGCGCGGGTTGACCTTGATCCAgtctaaatcaaaattttacccttatttgagctaattattttttatatgtaaGAACTGTCATTTTTATTTCAAGATTGAACACACATTTAGCTTCAAGCatcaattattttaaagattgaACACACATTTAGCTTCAAACATCAATTATTTACTACTTggtcatcacacgcacacaaacATGAATTGTCACTTTTATAAAGAACAATTATCATTTTTGCAACTGTTGCCTTTTTGTTATaggataaatataaatttaaaaatcgtgTCACTTTTGCAATGTCACTTGTAATCGTAAAATTTTAATCATAATAATTGTCACTTTTATTTGGAATATGTAGACACAGAAAATTTgtttgaaaataaatacttcatccgtctcatTAATAATGATTCACTTTCCTTTTTCATTTGCCCCATTGATAATGATTTGTTCCAATAAACAAAACCACCTTCACTCACAAAAAAAATGTGGCTCCACCactttttatcacttttattctttaaaagtTCTTCTTTCAATAATTCTACCGAATAGTAATAAATCATTATCAATGAGACGGAAATAGTACAactttattgattttatatctttattttgttttgaaatcttataaaatCTAAGATTAAACACAATCTCATATGTGATCATCTGTACGGTGCATATTACTCACACTCTAATAAAACATTTTACAAAGGCCCTATTAGTGTCTAATAAAAACATAGGTGATGGCTAGTATGCAATAATGAAATTAGTCTAAATTGACT comes from Salvia miltiorrhiza cultivar Shanhuang (shh) chromosome 3, IMPLAD_Smil_shh, whole genome shotgun sequence and encodes:
- the LOC131014932 gene encoding CDP-diacylglycerol--glycerol-3-phosphate 3-phosphatidyltransferase 2-like gives rise to the protein MPGALKFTNSVILHPHQPYTFLVPSSSATTTGQSTATIRLNHSVGWWRRKTAFSPPAHRRIASRSGREHLLFSSDSQNGEVDRKLFCNSNTNFGSKMCATVDGKAESQSDVSSPTQKLTGKPPAQPAKLLTLPTILTIGRVAAVPLLVGTFYVESWWGPAVTTGIFIAAAFTDWLDGYLARKMDLGTPFGAFLDPVADKLMVAATLILLCTRPFEAGGLGHAPWLLTIPAIAIIGREITMSAVREWAAAQDRELLEAVAVNNLGKWKTASQMSALTILLAARDGSIIGAKTFAYSGVLLLYISAWLALWSLVVYMSKIWKVLLRQ